A DNA window from Bradyrhizobium sp. CCBAU 53421 contains the following coding sequences:
- a CDS encoding DUF6151 family protein yields the protein MSTRIGLRCRCGEVFGVVSNPSPKSANRVTCYCDDCQAFLHQLGRADLLDAHGGTDIVQIAPSSLSFLQGQDKIAGVRLTPKGLFRWYATCCNTPVGNTLTPQVPFVGIVASAFDGGADRADEAFGKPVGAILGKYAVGEAPKGSTGLHLSLIARAIGKVLGWRLRGKAWPHPFFRRETGEPIYPLTVLTQQQRDALRPLCGPHPTAPTAGQTELSSPP from the coding sequence ATGAGCACTCGAATCGGGCTGCGCTGCAGGTGCGGAGAGGTCTTCGGTGTCGTCTCGAACCCGTCACCCAAATCGGCCAATCGTGTGACCTGTTACTGCGATGATTGCCAAGCGTTTCTCCATCAACTCGGCCGCGCCGATCTGCTCGATGCACACGGCGGCACCGATATCGTCCAGATCGCGCCGTCGTCGCTCAGCTTCTTGCAGGGGCAAGACAAGATCGCGGGTGTCCGGCTAACGCCCAAGGGGCTGTTCCGCTGGTACGCGACATGCTGCAACACCCCGGTCGGCAACACGCTGACGCCACAGGTCCCGTTCGTCGGAATTGTCGCGTCGGCGTTCGACGGCGGCGCGGACCGTGCCGATGAAGCATTCGGCAAACCGGTCGGCGCGATCCTCGGGAAATATGCGGTTGGCGAGGCGCCGAAGGGCTCGACCGGATTGCACCTGTCGCTGATCGCGCGCGCCATCGGCAAGGTGCTGGGCTGGCGCCTGCGCGGAAAGGCGTGGCCGCATCCGTTCTTCAGGCGCGAGACCGGCGAGCCGATCTATCCGCTGACCGTGCTGACGCAACAGCAACGCGACGCACTGCGTCCGCTGTGTGGCCCGCATCCGACGGCGCCGACCGCGGGCCAGACGGAGCTCAGCTCTCCGCCTTGA
- the hemB gene encoding porphobilinogen synthase — protein sequence MAIKFGRPIELRDTPRRQTDALASPSLDLAIRMRRNRKSEWARRLVRENVLTSDDLIWPMFVVDGHNTRTPVASMPGVDRLTVDQIVRDAERAAKLNIPCIALFPFTEPALRDEQGSEALNPDNLVCQAVRAIKKEFPDIGVLCDVALDPFTSHGHDGLIEGGKILNDETVAVLVKQALTQAEAGCDVIAPSDMMDGRIGAIREALDDNGFGDVQIMSYAAKYASAFYGPFRDAIGSAKTLTGDKRTYQMDSANSDEALREVELDIAEGADMVMVKPGMPYLDIVRRVKDHFAMPTFVYQVSGEYAMIAGAAANGWIDGERAMMESLVGFKRAGADGILTYFAPKAAEKIKAES from the coding sequence ATGGCGATCAAATTCGGGCGCCCGATCGAACTGCGCGATACGCCGCGGCGCCAGACGGATGCCCTCGCCTCCCCCTCGCTCGACCTTGCGATCCGGATGCGCCGCAACCGCAAGTCGGAATGGGCCCGCCGCCTGGTGCGGGAGAACGTGCTGACATCAGACGACCTGATCTGGCCGATGTTCGTGGTCGATGGCCACAACACCCGCACGCCGGTGGCCTCGATGCCTGGCGTGGACCGGCTCACCGTCGACCAGATCGTCCGCGACGCCGAGCGTGCCGCAAAACTGAACATCCCCTGCATCGCGCTGTTTCCCTTCACCGAGCCGGCGCTGCGCGACGAGCAAGGCTCGGAGGCGCTCAATCCCGACAATCTGGTCTGCCAGGCGGTGCGCGCGATCAAGAAGGAGTTTCCCGACATCGGCGTGCTCTGCGACGTCGCGCTCGATCCCTTCACCAGCCACGGCCACGACGGGCTGATCGAGGGTGGCAAGATCCTCAACGACGAGACCGTCGCGGTGCTGGTCAAGCAGGCGCTGACCCAGGCCGAGGCCGGCTGCGACGTGATCGCGCCGTCGGACATGATGGACGGCCGCATCGGCGCGATCCGAGAGGCGCTCGACGACAACGGCTTCGGCGACGTGCAGATCATGTCCTACGCGGCGAAATACGCCTCCGCGTTCTACGGCCCGTTCCGCGACGCGATCGGCTCGGCCAAGACGCTGACCGGCGACAAGCGCACCTATCAGATGGACAGCGCCAATTCCGACGAGGCGCTGCGCGAGGTCGAGCTCGATATCGCCGAAGGCGCCGACATGGTGATGGTGAAGCCGGGCATGCCGTATCTCGACATCGTCCGCCGCGTGAAGGACCATTTCGCGATGCCGACCTTCGTCTATCAGGTGTCCGGCGAGTACGCGATGATCGCGGGTGCCGCCGCCAATGGCTGGATCGACGGCGAACGGGCGATGATGGAGAGCCTGGTCGGCTTCAAGCGCGCCGGCGCCGACGGCATCCTGACCTATTTCGCGCCGAAGGCCGCCGAGAAAATCAAGGCGGAGAGCTGA
- a CDS encoding DUF6163 family protein translates to MSDTSARDQARDNAISVSAISSDRIEPDDNAWTRRLVIFLRIMAVVSVAKGLYHWAQVTGFVGGEEEAFENQSMAWQTATIYFAVIELVAAVGLWLATPWGAVVWLTTVVSMAVIELMFPGIYGGSLTVVALEAVMLAAYLALAWMSARERPP, encoded by the coding sequence ATGTCTGACACCTCTGCACGCGATCAGGCGCGGGACAACGCCATCTCGGTGAGCGCGATCTCGTCCGACCGGATCGAGCCGGACGACAATGCGTGGACGCGGCGCCTCGTCATCTTCCTGCGCATCATGGCCGTCGTCTCGGTCGCCAAGGGCCTTTATCACTGGGCTCAGGTGACGGGCTTTGTCGGCGGCGAGGAGGAGGCCTTCGAGAACCAGTCGATGGCCTGGCAGACCGCGACGATCTATTTCGCCGTCATCGAGCTCGTCGCGGCCGTCGGGCTCTGGCTCGCGACGCCGTGGGGCGCCGTGGTCTGGCTGACCACCGTGGTGTCGATGGCCGTCATCGAGCTGATGTTTCCGGGCATCTATGGCGGCAGCCTCACCGTGGTCGCGCTCGAGGCCGTGATGCTCGCGGCCTATCTCGCGCTGGCCTGGATGTCGGCGCGCGAACGCCCGCCATAG
- the ldtR gene encoding transcriptional regulator LdtR → MMKAVATTAADAADRATGQAPVQPLYLEALTLVERLHRRLLDVIKDEFDRRGRADINSVQALLLYNIGDKELTAGELRTRGYYLGSNVSYNLKKLVELGFLDHQRSRVDRRSVRIRLTPQGQEVRKIVDALYQKHVKTVEQVGGISNEEFASLNKSLHRLERFWTDQILYRL, encoded by the coding sequence ATGATGAAAGCCGTTGCGACAACGGCGGCGGACGCCGCCGATCGCGCTACCGGTCAAGCTCCGGTGCAGCCGCTCTATCTCGAAGCCCTGACTTTGGTGGAGCGGCTGCATCGCCGGCTCCTCGATGTCATCAAGGACGAATTCGATCGTCGTGGCCGCGCCGACATCAACTCGGTGCAGGCGCTGCTCCTGTACAATATCGGTGACAAAGAGCTGACCGCCGGCGAGCTGCGCACCCGCGGCTACTATCTCGGCTCCAACGTCTCCTACAATCTGAAGAAGCTCGTCGAGCTCGGCTTCCTCGATCATCAGCGCTCGCGCGTCGACCGCCGCTCGGTCCGCATCCGCCTGACCCCGCAGGGCCAGGAAGTCCGCAAGATCGTCGACGCGCTCTATCAGAAGCACGTCAAGACGGTCGAGCAGGTCGGCGGCATCTCGAACGAGGAGTTCGCGAGCCTCAACAAGTCGCTGCACCGCCTCGAGCGGTTCTGGACCGACCAGATCCTGTATCGCCTTTGA
- a CDS encoding transposase has translation MHADQAASWDNQHERFEIKGIKHQKAHSLDGACTDMAAEHLSRLRRAETGIHHDGAGAHLLRHAQEPLWREDKRRVPNGKQVNRIAGLALVAAARR, from the coding sequence GTGCATGCCGACCAGGCGGCATCATGGGATAACCAGCATGAGCGTTTCGAGATCAAGGGAATCAAACATCAGAAGGCACACAGCCTCGATGGCGCGTGCACTGACATGGCTGCGGAGCACCTTTCCCGCCTGCGACGTGCCGAGACAGGAATTCACCACGACGGCGCCGGCGCGCATCTCCTCCGACATGCGCAGGAGCCCTTATGGCGTGAGGACAAGCGTCGGGTCCCGAACGGGAAGCAGGTGAACCGGATTGCCGGGCTGGCACTCGTCGCAGCTGCGCGTCGATAG
- a CDS encoding PRC-barrel domain-containing protein, which yields MKSFAIGCITAAALATAAHAATTTMPAAPTDSWTITNYYKQNVYDPKESKIGTIDDVLVDKAGKVTGLVVGVGGFLGAGEKNVIVPYTAVKSQKKDDKWWLTLDETKDSLKAAPGFKYDRASTTWKPENK from the coding sequence ATGAAGAGTTTTGCTATCGGCTGCATCACGGCCGCGGCGTTGGCGACTGCCGCGCACGCGGCGACCACCACCATGCCGGCTGCCCCAACGGACAGCTGGACCATCACCAACTACTACAAGCAGAATGTCTATGATCCGAAGGAATCCAAGATCGGGACGATCGACGATGTGCTCGTCGACAAGGCGGGCAAGGTGACCGGCCTCGTCGTCGGCGTCGGCGGCTTTCTCGGCGCCGGCGAGAAGAACGTGATCGTGCCGTACACGGCCGTTAAATCGCAAAAGAAGGACGACAAGTGGTGGCTCACACTCGATGAGACCAAGGACAGCCTGAAGGCTGCGCCAGGCTTCAAGTACGATCGAGCCAGCACCACCTGGAAACCGGAGAACAAGTAG
- the copD gene encoding copper homeostasis membrane protein CopD: MIATRAVHFAATAIVVGSVIFGRLIAMPVLHDHAAATIAFRSRTRRHIWASLALAVISGAIWLLLQTASMSGMPLVDALTADILSTVVNETQFGEMTIIRAGLAICLAACLIADRAVAAQWLGLAAAIGLAGSLAWTGHAASTVGPTGYLHLAADALHTVAAAAWIGGLVSLITFLATRKVRESMSLVRNATERFSTLGIVSVATILLSGVVNATFLVGSLHGLVATEYGRLLMLKIAIFAAMLVFAAINRFRLTPQFAATGGEQSSVALRHLIRNSAIETTLGLGIIVIVGLLGTLHPAIHLQDASDLLLTRQR; this comes from the coding sequence TTGATCGCGACGCGCGCCGTGCACTTCGCGGCAACAGCGATAGTGGTCGGAAGCGTTATTTTTGGCCGCCTGATCGCCATGCCGGTCTTGCACGACCACGCCGCGGCGACGATTGCGTTTCGGAGCCGGACGCGGCGGCATATCTGGGCCAGCCTTGCGCTCGCGGTGATCTCGGGCGCGATTTGGCTTCTGCTGCAGACAGCGTCGATGAGCGGAATGCCGCTCGTCGACGCCTTGACCGCGGACATCCTGTCAACCGTCGTCAACGAAACCCAGTTTGGTGAGATGACGATCATCCGCGCAGGCCTTGCGATCTGCCTGGCGGCCTGCCTCATCGCAGACCGCGCAGTGGCCGCACAGTGGCTGGGGCTCGCTGCCGCGATCGGGCTTGCCGGCAGCCTTGCCTGGACCGGCCACGCCGCCTCAACCGTTGGTCCGACCGGCTATCTGCACCTCGCAGCGGACGCGTTGCACACCGTTGCTGCGGCAGCCTGGATCGGTGGCCTGGTGTCGCTGATCACCTTCCTGGCCACTCGCAAGGTCCGTGAGAGCATGTCGCTGGTCCGCAATGCCACCGAACGGTTTTCGACGCTCGGCATTGTCAGCGTGGCAACCATCCTGCTCAGTGGCGTTGTCAACGCCACCTTTCTAGTCGGCTCGCTGCATGGGCTCGTCGCCACGGAATATGGGCGCCTACTGATGCTCAAGATTGCGATCTTCGCCGCGATGCTCGTCTTCGCGGCGATCAACCGCTTTCGCTTGACGCCGCAGTTCGCCGCCACCGGAGGCGAACAATCGTCTGTCGCCCTTCGTCACCTGATCCGTAACAGTGCGATCGAGACAACACTCGGACTGGGCATCATCGTCATTGTTGGCCTGCTCGGAACCCTGCATCCCGCCATTCACCTGCAAGACGCTTCCGACCTCTTGCTGACGAGGCAACGTTGA
- a CDS encoding copper resistance CopC family protein has protein sequence MRRSSLIIALLLSLAADEARAHAFLDHAEPRVGNQVASPPREVTLTFTQKLEAAFSSVTVTGPSGQRLDSGKARVNGNQMSVSLKGGGAGTYHVNWHVLSVDTHTTEGNFTFQVGQ, from the coding sequence ATGCGACGCTCATCCCTGATCATCGCGCTTTTGCTGTCGCTTGCAGCCGATGAGGCACGCGCCCACGCCTTTCTCGATCATGCCGAGCCACGCGTCGGCAACCAGGTGGCGAGCCCGCCGCGCGAGGTGACGCTCACCTTCACCCAGAAGCTGGAAGCCGCATTCAGCTCAGTAACAGTCACCGGTCCGTCCGGGCAGCGGCTCGATTCCGGAAAGGCGCGGGTGAACGGCAACCAGATGTCGGTCTCCCTGAAGGGTGGCGGTGCCGGGACCTATCACGTCAATTGGCACGTGCTTTCCGTCGACACCCACACGACCGAGGGAAACTTCACCTTCCAGGTCGGCCAGTAG
- a CDS encoding DUF2946 family protein, whose translation MRRRLKRFLPLVLVALLVQIFAPVGACWAASLAASDPLAGAVMCHGGAAQATDQDDKTGHRAHEGCCAACSVLQTGAPIAAPKIAAAIAIDRVTSEVAWQDFAPRLFGPRAASEAQARAPPFLS comes from the coding sequence ATGCGCCGACGGCTGAAGAGATTTCTACCGCTAGTTCTGGTTGCCCTGCTGGTGCAGATCTTTGCACCTGTCGGCGCCTGCTGGGCGGCGAGCCTTGCGGCCTCGGATCCGCTTGCCGGCGCGGTCATGTGCCACGGCGGCGCGGCACAAGCGACCGACCAGGACGACAAGACCGGCCACCGCGCGCACGAAGGCTGCTGCGCCGCCTGCAGCGTGCTGCAGACCGGCGCGCCGATCGCTGCCCCGAAGATAGCAGCCGCGATCGCGATCGATCGCGTGACGAGCGAGGTCGCCTGGCAGGATTTTGCACCGCGTCTGTTCGGTCCGCGAGCCGCTTCCGAGGCTCAGGCGCGCGCTCCGCCGTTTCTGTCGTAA
- a CDS encoding DUF2946 domain-containing protein, which translates to MRRFVLRQRVGRVAAFAAAYALVLNLILSSLLVASISPAAAAAGQILCINSTDAGAAHDDAGKSGRGGPVHCPLCIGHHVTGALPPPAFALGARLPVAITTIRSFEARFVARFRSYDHQSRGPPALT; encoded by the coding sequence ATGAGGCGGTTCGTTCTCAGGCAGCGTGTGGGTAGGGTGGCGGCATTTGCCGCAGCCTATGCGCTTGTCCTCAATCTCATCCTGTCGAGCCTCCTCGTCGCCAGCATATCGCCTGCGGCCGCGGCAGCCGGCCAGATCCTCTGCATCAACAGCACCGATGCCGGTGCGGCACACGATGATGCGGGCAAGAGCGGGCGGGGCGGTCCGGTCCACTGCCCGCTCTGCATCGGTCACCACGTCACCGGCGCGCTGCCGCCGCCGGCGTTCGCGCTCGGCGCACGGCTGCCGGTCGCGATCACGACGATCCGTTCGTTCGAGGCGCGGTTCGTCGCACGTTTCCGATCCTACGATCATCAATCCCGCGGACCTCCGGCTCTGACCTGA
- a CDS encoding TonB-dependent receptor produces MSSASARLRACALAGAAAAFISPASAQFTSQSTLPSVTVDAPQPRRDASVRPQRRAARSAPARAARVPAAPVQAATGDGGGARAALAVLSAQQALKEINNTPGGVALVPAAAYRNSTVASTIKDILDYVPGVFAQPKWGDDTRLSIRGSGLSRNFHLRGIQLYMDGIPINTSDGYGDFQEVDPTAYKYVEVYKGGNALQFGANSLGGAINFVTPTGRDPNPNGASFDFGAFNTRRLQVNAGGANGPWDGFVTAATQASDGFRDHSFGSSNKLSANVGYQISPDVETRFYLNANEVRQRIPGSVDRTTALTSPTTAAAVNVANDWQRNIDTVRIANKTTIRLDDTQLEFGAFGVDRHLMHPIFQWLDYRYKDYGGFAKLTDDRIIGGFRNRFVAGVNILNGTIDAQQFVNIGGFKGAQTSSLRQTPENYSAFAENSFYFLPNVAFVAGTQYLFAVRDQHVNFSTNGDLNGRSSFSLWSPKTGLLWQVDPSWQVYGNVSRSAEVPSFGESVSPNFLNPTLPNIPFFSIKPQTATTYEIGTRMKRPDYAWEVTLYRSEIDNELLCLYSAFGNCNVTNANKTVHQGIEAGAGAAILRDLFVGGPTPDKLWLNIAYTLNDFRFDNDPVFGNNQLPGAPRHFVRAELLYKHPTGLYFGPNLEWVPQAYFVDSANTLMTSAYAIWGLKAGFDNGGPLSGYIEARNIANKAYIASASIIDRANAASPLFEPGTGRAIYAGLRYRW; encoded by the coding sequence ATGTCATCCGCATCAGCGCGGCTGCGAGCCTGTGCGCTCGCCGGCGCCGCCGCAGCATTCATCTCGCCAGCAAGCGCTCAATTCACATCGCAATCGACACTGCCGTCCGTCACGGTCGACGCGCCCCAGCCGCGGCGGGACGCATCGGTCCGTCCGCAGCGGCGCGCCGCGCGCAGCGCCCCGGCGCGTGCCGCCCGCGTTCCTGCCGCGCCCGTGCAAGCGGCGACGGGTGACGGCGGCGGCGCCCGTGCCGCGCTCGCCGTGCTGTCGGCGCAGCAGGCGCTCAAGGAAATCAACAACACCCCGGGCGGCGTCGCGCTGGTGCCGGCCGCGGCCTACCGCAACTCGACCGTGGCGAGCACGATCAAGGACATCCTCGATTATGTCCCCGGCGTGTTCGCGCAGCCGAAATGGGGCGACGATACGCGGCTGTCGATCCGCGGCTCCGGTCTGTCGCGCAATTTCCATCTACGCGGCATCCAGCTCTATATGGACGGCATTCCGATCAACACCTCGGACGGCTACGGCGATTTCCAGGAGGTCGACCCGACCGCCTACAAATATGTCGAGGTCTACAAGGGCGGCAACGCGCTGCAGTTCGGCGCCAATTCACTCGGCGGCGCGATCAATTTCGTCACCCCGACCGGACGCGATCCGAACCCGAATGGCGCATCGTTCGACTTCGGTGCCTTCAACACACGGCGGTTGCAGGTCAATGCCGGCGGCGCGAACGGGCCGTGGGACGGCTTCGTCACGGCGGCGACGCAAGCTTCCGACGGGTTCCGCGATCACAGCTTCGGCTCGAGCAACAAGCTCAGCGCCAATGTCGGCTACCAGATCTCGCCCGATGTCGAGACCAGATTTTACCTGAATGCCAACGAGGTGCGCCAGCGCATCCCGGGCAGCGTCGACCGGACCACGGCGCTGACGTCGCCGACCACGGCCGCCGCAGTCAATGTCGCCAATGACTGGCAGCGCAACATCGACACGGTGCGGATCGCCAACAAGACGACGATTCGGCTGGATGACACCCAGCTCGAATTCGGCGCGTTCGGCGTCGACCGGCATCTGATGCACCCGATCTTCCAGTGGCTCGACTATCGCTACAAGGATTATGGCGGCTTCGCGAAGCTGACCGACGACCGCATCATCGGCGGTTTCCGCAACCGCTTCGTCGCCGGCGTCAATATCCTCAACGGCACGATCGATGCCCAGCAATTCGTCAATATCGGCGGCTTCAAGGGTGCGCAGACATCGTCGTTGCGGCAGACGCCGGAGAACTATTCGGCGTTTGCGGAGAATTCGTTCTACTTCCTGCCCAACGTCGCCTTCGTCGCCGGCACGCAATATCTGTTCGCGGTGCGCGACCAGCACGTCAACTTCTCGACCAATGGCGACCTCAACGGCCGCAGCAGCTTCAGCCTGTGGAGCCCCAAGACCGGGCTGCTGTGGCAGGTCGATCCGAGCTGGCAGGTGTACGGCAATGTCTCGCGCAGCGCCGAGGTGCCGAGCTTCGGCGAGAGCGTCAGCCCGAACTTCCTCAATCCGACGCTGCCGAACATCCCGTTCTTTTCGATCAAGCCGCAGACTGCGACGACCTACGAGATCGGCACCCGCATGAAGCGGCCGGACTATGCCTGGGAAGTCACGCTGTATCGTTCCGAGATCGACAACGAGCTGCTGTGCCTCTACAGCGCGTTCGGCAATTGCAACGTCACCAACGCCAACAAGACAGTCCACCAGGGGATCGAGGCCGGGGCGGGCGCCGCGATCCTTCGCGACCTCTTCGTGGGTGGGCCGACGCCGGACAAGCTCTGGCTCAATATCGCCTACACGCTGAACGATTTCCGCTTCGACAACGATCCGGTGTTCGGCAATAACCAGCTGCCGGGGGCGCCGCGCCACTTCGTGCGCGCCGAGTTGCTCTACAAGCATCCGACCGGGCTTTATTTCGGCCCGAATCTCGAATGGGTGCCGCAGGCCTATTTCGTCGACAGCGCCAATACGCTGATGACGTCGGCCTATGCGATCTGGGGCCTCAAGGCCGGGTTCGACAATGGCGGTCCGCTGTCCGGCTACATCGAGGCGCGCAACATCGCCAACAAGGCCTATATCGCGAGCGCCAGCATCATCGACCGCGCCAATGCGGCATCGCCGCTGTTCGAACCCGGTACGGGCAGGGCGATCTATGCGGGGCTGCGCTATCGATGGTGA
- a CDS encoding TonB-dependent siderophore receptor: MTDGWIRPQRFAASALVVLSVAGADEAFAQTQLPSVTVDAPQQRQVARSQQPSQRTTRARSASRRATVAPVGAQPQSAQQAADAAGGHERANGPVTGYLARQSASGTKTSTPIIQTPQSVTVISAEQIRDQKIVSKFDEVLRYTPGVIGGTYGADFRNDWFMIRGFPAQNESLFLDGLQLFYTSYASWKLQPFNLERVEVLRGPSGILYGGSAPGGLVNAVSKLPSAEPIRYIETGVNNFGNAYTQFDIGGATAQPAGGQVQYRLVGQAQGGGTQTDYVYDNNFFFAPSVTWRPDADTSLTVFGMASHSNTRALNFLPYVGTVTNAPFGRIPTSLFAGDPGVDQFRRDQEMVGYQFQKSVTDNVDFRQNARMAHADVYYAGLYGLGYATTPAAADITRGNFYTRGIAIQLNLDNQLEYRFATGALQHTALVGVDLKYYGIDDRQGFGMGTNLNVLNPVYGNNLPYNGPLYQNAYLTQGMAGLYLQDQVKLDRLTVVLSGRQDWVDLTNNNRIGASQGRDDSKFSGRVGAIYNFDFGVAPYVSYMTGYNPVIGTNAAGQLLLPETSEQTEVGVKYEPAGLNARFGVAYFDLKRKNALTTDPNNTLFQTQNGEVTSRGVELEAVANITRDFKLVASYTNYELFVSKDLNPALIGTVPTNAPRELASVWTDYTFREGPLNGFGFGGGVRYVGSSFADTANTARVPGVVLGDLALHYEWDNNWRAALNVVNVTDKIYVASCATISSCYYGDRRRITASLAYKW, encoded by the coding sequence ATGACGGACGGATGGATTCGGCCGCAGCGGTTTGCTGCTTCGGCTCTGGTGGTGCTTTCGGTTGCTGGCGCGGACGAGGCGTTCGCGCAGACGCAATTGCCCTCCGTGACGGTCGATGCGCCGCAGCAGCGGCAAGTGGCGCGATCGCAGCAACCGTCGCAGCGGACAACACGCGCACGCAGCGCCTCGCGCCGCGCAACCGTCGCCCCGGTGGGCGCGCAGCCGCAGTCTGCACAGCAGGCCGCGGACGCCGCCGGCGGACACGAGCGCGCCAACGGCCCGGTCACCGGCTATCTGGCGCGGCAGAGCGCGAGCGGCACCAAGACCAGCACGCCGATCATCCAGACGCCGCAATCGGTGACGGTGATCAGCGCCGAGCAGATCCGCGACCAGAAGATCGTCAGCAAGTTCGACGAGGTGCTGCGCTACACGCCGGGCGTCATCGGCGGCACCTATGGCGCCGATTTCCGCAACGACTGGTTCATGATCCGCGGCTTCCCCGCGCAGAACGAGTCGCTGTTCCTCGACGGCCTGCAGCTGTTCTACACCTCCTATGCAAGCTGGAAGCTGCAGCCCTTCAATCTCGAGCGCGTCGAGGTGCTGCGCGGTCCGTCCGGCATCCTTTATGGCGGCTCGGCGCCGGGCGGCCTCGTCAATGCGGTGAGCAAGCTGCCGTCCGCGGAGCCCATTCGCTACATCGAGACCGGCGTCAACAATTTCGGCAACGCCTACACCCAGTTCGACATCGGCGGCGCGACGGCGCAGCCGGCCGGCGGCCAGGTGCAATATCGCCTGGTCGGCCAGGCGCAGGGCGGCGGCACCCAGACCGACTATGTCTACGACAACAATTTTTTCTTCGCTCCGTCGGTGACCTGGCGGCCCGATGCCGACACCAGCCTCACGGTGTTCGGCATGGCCTCGCACAGCAACACGAGGGCGCTGAACTTCCTGCCCTATGTCGGCACCGTCACCAACGCGCCGTTCGGCCGGATTCCGACCAGCCTGTTCGCCGGCGATCCCGGCGTCGATCAGTTCCGCCGCGACCAGGAGATGGTCGGCTACCAGTTCCAGAAGAGCGTGACCGACAACGTCGACTTCCGCCAGAACGCACGCATGGCGCATGCCGACGTCTATTACGCCGGCCTCTACGGGCTCGGCTACGCGACGACGCCGGCGGCCGCCGATATCACCCGAGGCAATTTCTACACCCGCGGCATTGCCATCCAGCTGAACCTCGACAATCAGCTCGAGTACCGCTTCGCAACCGGCGCGCTGCAGCACACGGCACTGGTCGGCGTCGATCTTAAATATTACGGCATCGACGACCGTCAGGGCTTTGGCATGGGCACGAATCTCAACGTGCTCAATCCGGTCTACGGCAACAACCTGCCGTATAACGGCCCGCTGTATCAGAACGCCTATCTCACCCAGGGCATGGCCGGGCTCTATCTGCAGGACCAGGTCAAACTCGACCGCCTGACGGTCGTGCTGTCAGGACGCCAGGACTGGGTCGATCTTACCAACAACAACCGGATCGGTGCTTCCCAGGGCCGCGACGACAGCAAGTTCTCCGGCCGCGTCGGCGCGATCTACAATTTCGACTTTGGCGTCGCGCCCTACGTCTCCTACATGACCGGCTACAATCCGGTGATCGGCACCAATGCCGCCGGCCAGCTGCTACTGCCGGAGACCTCCGAGCAGACCGAGGTCGGCGTCAAGTACGAGCCGGCCGGGCTCAACGCGCGGTTCGGCGTCGCGTATTTCGATCTCAAGCGCAAGAACGCGCTGACCACGGATCCGAACAACACGCTGTTCCAGACCCAGAACGGCGAGGTCACCTCGCGCGGCGTCGAGCTCGAGGCGGTGGCGAACATCACGCGGGATTTCAAGCTGGTGGCGAGCTACACCAATTACGAGCTGTTCGTCAGCAAGGACCTCAATCCCGCGCTGATCGGCACCGTGCCGACCAACGCGCCGCGCGAGCTCGCCTCGGTCTGGACCGACTACACCTTCCGCGAGGGCCCGCTGAACGGCTTCGGCTTCGGCGGCGGCGTGCGCTATGTCGGCTCGTCCTTTGCCGACACCGCGAACACCGCGCGCGTCCCGGGCGTCGTGCTCGGCGACCTCGCCTTGCACTACGAATGGGACAACAACTGGCGCGCGGCGCTCAACGTGGTCAACGTCACAGACAAGATCTACGTCGCGAGCTGCGCGACGATCAGTTCGTGTTACTACGGCGATCGGCGGCGCATCACGGCAAGCCTTGCCTACAAATGGTGA